In one window of Pseudorasbora parva isolate DD20220531a chromosome 7, ASM2467924v1, whole genome shotgun sequence DNA:
- the them4 gene encoding acyl-coenzyme A thioesterase THEM4, producing the protein MLGHIARRLGLLHGQQICNGLNGIKLNQLLSKETHRHLQSSFKTTRPISTKSLWPFSSKPRDFSQPNSSWSPEMCKVYDHYNALCDINTENGEQQKKGPWRKLPSYNRSIKYATGGIHLSKLIQAKARLFTRNFREQGVAFEYVTFVNKEEKRCVCVFQAGHLLEGAPGHVHGGAIATMIDTVTGTHASYLSGPVMTANLNIDYRNPMPLGSVVLIHSALDRIERRKTYITCKVTSTDDESKIYTEATALFVSISVGHLFGS; encoded by the exons ATGTTAGGACACATCGCGAGAAGACTTGGCCTCCTCCACGGCCAGCAGATCTGTAATGGACTGAACGGAATCAAACTTAACCAGCTGCTCTCTAAAGAGACACACAGGCACCTACAGTCTTCATTCAAGACCACCAGACCTATCTCG ACGAAGTCACTGTGGCCGTTCTCATCTAAGCCACGAGATTTCAGCCAGCCCAACTCGTCGTGGAGTCCAGAGATGTGCAAGGTTTACGACCACTATAATGCACTGTGTGACATTAACACTGAAAATGGGGAGCAGCAAAAAAAGGGGCCTTGGAGGAAGTTGCCCAGCTACAACCGCTCCATTAAATATGCTACTG GCGGCATCCACCTCAGCAAACTCATCCAGGCCAAAGCTCGACTTTTCACAAGAAATTTTAGAGAGCAAGGCGTGGCCTTTGAATATGTTACATTTGTCAATAAGGAGGAGAAgagatgtgtttgtgtgtttcaggCAGGACATTTATTAGAGGGTGCACCCGG GCATGTCCATGGTGGAGCCATAGCCACCATGATTGACACCGTGACGGGTACTCATGCTAGTTACCTGTCAGGACCTGTTATGACTGCCAATCTCAACATCGACTACCGCAA TCCAATGCCTCTGGGGAGTGTGGTTTTAATCCACAGCGCTCTGGATCGAATAGAGAGGAGGAAAACTTACATCACTTGCAAAGTGACCAGCACTGATGATGAGTCCAAAATCTACACTGAGGCCACAG CTCTATTTGTTTCAATAAGTGTGGGCCATTTATTTGGATCATGA